One part of the Narcine bancroftii isolate sNarBan1 unplaced genomic scaffold, sNarBan1.hap1 Scaffold_732, whole genome shotgun sequence genome encodes these proteins:
- the LOC138751127 gene encoding Krueppel-like factor 15 — protein MGLLDVERSAGPCYSHGSQPTPSQYLIQVARSAGSAAGGVDTAGQVVVTGRPGLCTAHWDSGRTPALSGAGPGQCRGSRRAKGDRRHPHWQSVMVDHLLPAGEIFLPVSPPLSRLGDLLMECGDYRMLASPLSEDDSDSSSSHSCSSPVTVPLISTYTNVLNILDYLLPQPSLGLHSTRKDVQPLVKEGRLRFPSSRTEMDLGLFRPTLEEIQEFLEENMGVDTKDERRSGVKERQSATDGLGNPVEERSCVVDPKCEQAQSAEEVVTLGGSTPVVLQLQPLEVGAETTSPQAQGQVKVTQLLVNIQGQNFRLVPHLVPSTGLSCSRPFVRIAPVPIAAKPASAGADGSQGQAGVLVGQRLQRGSPAELLKMHKCSFAGCTKMYTKSSHLKAHLRRHTGEKPFACTWPGCGWRFSRSDELSRHRRSHSGVKPYQCLVCEKRFARSDHLSKHIKVHRFPRTPRTVRPVT, from the exons ATGGGGCTGTTGGATGTGGAGCGCAGCGCTGGCCCGTGTTATTCGCATGGATCGCAGCCAACGCCAAGTCAATATTTAATCCAAGTTGCGCGCAGCGCAGGGAGCGCGGCCGGCGGCGTTGACACAGCCGGGCAGGTCGTTGTCACTGGGCGGCCGGGGCTCTGCACCGCTCACTGGGACTCCGGGCGCACTCCTGCCCTCTCAG GAGCTGGTCCGGGCCAGTGTAGAGGATCCAGGAGAGCAAAGGGTGACAGGCGTCATCCCCACTGGCAGTCTGTGATGGTGGACCACCTGCTCCCAGCCGGGGAGATCTTCTTGCCTGTGAGCCCCCCTCTGAGTCGCCTGGGTGACCTGCTGATGGAGTGTGGGGATTATCGGATGCTGGCCTCCCCGCTCTCTGAGGATGATAGTGACTCCTCGAGCTCGCATTCCTGCTCCAGTCCTGTGACCGTACCCCTCATCTCTACATACACCAATGTGCTGAACATCCTTGACTACCTCCTGCCCCAGCCATCACTTGGACTTCACAGCACCAGGAAGGATGTCCAGCCACTCGTCAAGGAGGGTAGGCTGAGGTTTCCCAGCTCTAGGACCGAGATGGATTTGGGATTATTCCGGCCTACATTGGAGGAGATTCAGGAGTTCCTGGAGGAGAACATGGGTGTGGACACGAAAGATGAGCGCAGAAGTGGTGTGAAGGAACGACAGAGTGCCACTGATGGGCTTGGGAACCCTGTGGAGGAGCGGTCTTGCGTTGTGGACCCAAAGTGTGAGCAGGCGCAGAGCGCGGAGGAGGTGGTGACGCTGGGGGGCAGCACCCCTGTTGTTCTCCAGCTTCAGCCACTGGAGGTGGGGGCTGAAACCACCAGCCCCCAGGCCCAGGGGCAGGTGAAGGTCACGCAGCTCCTGGTCAACATCCAGGGTCAGAATTTCAGGCTGGTGCCTCACCTTGTGCCGTCGACGGGCCTGAGCTGTTCCCGGCCATTTGTCCGCATTGCGCCTGTGCCCATCGCTGCCAAGCCTGCATCTGCTGGTGCCGACGGTTCCCAGGGCCAGGCCGGGGTCCTGGTGGGGCAGAGGCTGCAGCGCGGCAGTCCCGCCGAGCTCCTGAAGATGCACAAGTGCTCATTCGCAGGATGCACCAAAATGTACACCAAGAGCAGTCACCTGAAGGCTCACCTGCGACGGCACACCGGAGAGAAACCCTTCGCCTGCACGTGGCCGGGATGTGGCTGGAG GTTCTCCAGGTCAGATGAGCTGTCGAGACACCGTCGATCCCACTCTGGGGTGAAGCCCTATCAGTGTCTGGTCTGTGAGAAGAGGTTTGCCCGCAGCGACCATCTGTCCAAGCACATCAAGGTGCACCGGTTCCCCAGGACACCACGAACAGTCCGGCCAGTCACCTGA